GGCGGCTCAATATCAACGCCAGTTCGCTGCGTTCGGTGCTTGATGGCGTGCAGTCGCGCCTCGACGACAATCGCGAGATCAGCCGATACATCACCTCGCTTCTCATCTTCCTTGGGCTTCTCGGGACCTTCTGGGGCCTGCTTGGCACGGTGAAGGGGGTGGCCGATGCGATCACCAATCTGCAGGTGGGCGGCGGGCAGGACCCGACCGTGATGTTCGACACCTTGAAGCAGAGCCTTGCCAAGCCATTGGCGGGCATGGGCATCGCCTTCTCGTCGTCGCTCTTTGGCCTCACCGGTTCACTCATCATCGGCTTCCTGGAATTGCAGGCCGGCCAGGCCCAGAACCGCTTCTTCAACGAGCTTGAAGATTGGCTGTCCGGCCATGCCCGCCTCTCCTCCGGCGGCGTCGGCGGTTTTGCCGAAGTCGGCGACCAGCCGATCCCGGCTTACATCCAGGCGCTGCTGGAGCAGAATGCCGAAAGCATCAGCGAATTGCAGCGCGTCCTGCAGCGCAGTGAAGAGGGCCGCGGCACGTCTGCCGGCGGCTTCAAGCAGCTGGCCGACCAATTGGCGGTGCTCAATGACCAGATGCGCAGCCAGCAGCAGGTGACGGCACGCCTGGCCGAACTCGCCGCTGCCGGCGGCTTCGGCATCGATGCCAACAGCCGCAATCATCTGCGCAATCTCGACGCGCATCTGACGCGTCTCTCCGAGGAACTGGCGCAAGGCCGCAACCAATCGGTTCAGGAACTCCGCGCCGAGATCAAGCTGCTGGCCCGCACCATCGCCGTCGCCGCCGGCACGGAGCGCTGATCCGTGGCCGGGGCCGGACGCCGCCGCCATCGACCCATGGAGGCCTGGCCGGGCTATGTCGATGTGCTGTCGACTCTGCTGATGGTCATCGTCTTCGTGCTGATGGTGTTCGTCACCTCGCAGATGTTCCTCAGCCTCGCCCTTTCCGGCAAGGATGATGCGCTGGCCAAGCTGAATGCGCAGATCTCCGAGATCGCCAACATGCTGGCGATGGAGAAGAAGAACGCCGAGGATCTGAAGAGCCAGCTCTCACAGATGTCGATCGAACTCTCCAGTTCGACCGCCGAACGCGACGAATTGAAGAACCAGTTGAACGTCGTCATCGGCGAGCGCGACGCCGCCAACCGGCAGGCCGCGGTCAACGAGGACCAAGCGAAGAAACTCAAGGATGCCTACGAGACAATTGATGCCGACCGCCAGCGCATCACGGCGCTCCTTTCCGATATCGCGGCGCTGGAAAGCCTCAAGGACGATCTGCAGCAGAAGATCCTCGGCAACGATGCCGAGAAGAAGAAGATCACCGACGAGGCCCAGCTGCAGGTCGAACTGCTGAACAAGCAGATGCTGGCGCTGCGCGAAGAACTCTCGCGCATCACCCAGGCGCTCGATGCCTCCGAACAGAAAGCCAAGGACCAGGAAGTCCAGATCGTCGACCTCGGCAACCGGCTCAATGCGGCTTTGGCTTCCAAGGTCGAGGAGCTGGCGCGCTACCGCTCCGAATTCTTCGGCCGGCTGCGCGAGGTCTTGGGCAAGCGCGAAGATATTCGCATCGTGGGCGATCGTTTCGTCTTCCAGTCGGAAGTTCTGTTCGACAGCGGCTCGGCCGTGCTGGGCGATGCCGGCAAGTCGCAGCTTGATGACCTCGCCACCACGCTGATCCTGCTCTCCATGGACATCCCCAAGGATCTCGACTGGGTCTTACGCATCGACGGCCATACCGACAAGCGCCCGATCGCCACGGCGCAGTTCCCCTCGAACTGGGAGCTCTCAACGGCACGCGCCGGCGCCGTCGCCAAATACCTCATCAGCCGCG
The genomic region above belongs to Dongia rigui and contains:
- a CDS encoding peptidoglycan -binding protein; protein product: MAGAGRRRHRPMEAWPGYVDVLSTLLMVIVFVLMVFVTSQMFLSLALSGKDDALAKLNAQISEIANMLAMEKKNAEDLKSQLSQMSIELSSSTAERDELKNQLNVVIGERDAANRQAAVNEDQAKKLKDAYETIDADRQRITALLSDIAALESLKDDLQQKILGNDAEKKKITDEAQLQVELLNKQMLALREELSRITQALDASEQKAKDQEVQIVDLGNRLNAALASKVEELARYRSEFFGRLREVLGKREDIRIVGDRFVFQSEVLFDSGSAVLGDAGKSQLDDLATTLILLSMDIPKDLDWVLRIDGHTDKRPIATAQFPSNWELSTARAGAVAKYLISRGLPADRMVIAGYAEFRPLDPADTDEAYNKNRRIEFKLDQR
- a CDS encoding MotA/TolQ/ExbB proton channel family protein — its product is MSRPIWQLLWMLIALMAAIGITVLLWDPISVAYSHNPILNTGIMAVLMLGILFTIWQVVRLYADIAWIEDFRTGGFAQSYSQPRLLAPLAAMLKDKTGRLNINASSLRSVLDGVQSRLDDNREISRYITSLLIFLGLLGTFWGLLGTVKGVADAITNLQVGGGQDPTVMFDTLKQSLAKPLAGMGIAFSSSLFGLTGSLIIGFLELQAGQAQNRFFNELEDWLSGHARLSSGGVGGFAEVGDQPIPAYIQALLEQNAESISELQRVLQRSEEGRGTSAGGFKQLADQLAVLNDQMRSQQQVTARLAELAAAGGFGIDANSRNHLRNLDAHLTRLSEELAQGRNQSVQELRAEIKLLARTIAVAAGTER